The following are from one region of the Mycolicibacterium diernhoferi genome:
- a CDS encoding NADH:flavin oxidoreductase translates to MSIEDLFRPLTVRSLTVPNRFAMAPMTRQASPGGVPGVDVAEYYRRRAAGGVGLIITEGVRLADPAAGYPASIPTIAGDDVLAGWTRVVDAVHQEGSTIAAQLWHQGAERNDSDGVVTVSPSGIDGLGKPKGRALERDELGQVAEHFADAAASARELGFDAVELHGAHGYLLDEFLWEKTNLRTDEYGGSLAARTRFPGEVIAAVRAAVGQDYPIIFRFSQWKGTDYAASIADDPDQLKDLLAPLVAAGVDVFHPSTRRHYVPAFPGADSELSLAGWTKKVTGSPVIAVGSVGLQTQFRSETPGQVIEPESADRLVAHFDAGEFDIAALGRALLADPAWVNRLRNGTLDGFTGYEPEKALAALT, encoded by the coding sequence GTGTCCATCGAAGACCTCTTCCGACCGCTGACCGTTCGCTCGCTCACGGTGCCCAACCGCTTCGCGATGGCGCCGATGACCCGTCAGGCCTCACCCGGTGGAGTCCCCGGCGTTGATGTCGCGGAGTACTACCGCAGGCGCGCCGCCGGTGGTGTCGGTCTCATCATCACCGAAGGGGTCAGGCTGGCCGACCCCGCAGCGGGCTATCCGGCGTCGATTCCGACCATTGCGGGCGATGACGTGCTGGCCGGCTGGACACGCGTCGTCGACGCGGTACACCAGGAGGGCTCGACGATCGCCGCGCAACTGTGGCATCAGGGTGCCGAACGCAACGACTCCGACGGTGTGGTCACGGTCAGCCCATCCGGGATCGACGGCCTCGGCAAACCGAAAGGCCGAGCGCTGGAACGCGATGAGCTGGGCCAGGTGGCCGAACACTTCGCCGACGCCGCCGCCTCCGCGCGCGAACTCGGCTTCGACGCGGTCGAGCTGCACGGTGCGCACGGTTACCTTCTTGACGAATTCCTCTGGGAGAAAACAAATCTGAGGACCGACGAGTACGGCGGGTCACTGGCGGCGAGAACTCGCTTTCCCGGCGAAGTAATCGCAGCGGTGCGTGCTGCGGTGGGCCAGGATTATCCGATCATCTTCCGCTTCTCACAGTGGAAGGGCACCGACTACGCGGCGTCCATCGCCGACGATCCCGATCAGCTCAAAGATCTGCTGGCCCCGCTGGTCGCTGCCGGTGTGGACGTCTTCCACCCGTCGACCCGCAGGCACTACGTGCCCGCGTTCCCCGGAGCGGACAGTGAACTGAGCTTGGCAGGCTGGACCAAGAAGGTGACCGGATCGCCGGTCATCGCAGTCGGTTCGGTGGGGCTACAGACCCAGTTCCGAAGCGAGACACCAGGTCAGGTGATCGAGCCCGAGTCCGCCGATCGCCTGGTCGCACACTTCGACGCCGGCGAGTTCGATATCGCCGCTCTGGGCCGTGCGCTGCTGGCAGATCCCGCATGGGTGAACCGGCTGCGCAACGGCACCCTCGACGGCTTCA
- a CDS encoding HNH endonuclease has translation MFESLFEINPGASEEELRILVERCEQLKSQAAAVQARATALWAEKRACAERERGVSRARRGKGLVTEIALARHDGPVKGNTHLGVANALVHEMPHTLAALESGVLSEYRATLIVRESACLSVRDRRTLDAELCAESSRLVGWGNSRIEAEAKKITARLDAAAVVERNNKAAASRCVTTRPAPNGMVYVTFLMPLAQGVGMYAALKREADVTGDGRSRGQVMTDIAYERVTGRSVAEPVSMALNVVMSDITLFGGDDCPGAIAGYGPVPANIVRHLLDAAIADENAKTTLRRLYRHPTSGQLVAMESRARTFPKGLANFIGLRDQTCRTPYCNAPIRHRDHATPDRGGGKTNADNGLGLCEACNYAKEAEGWTVTTSDHDGVHTALFVTPTHARYYSIAPPAPGSPITRRSITEDQISIDLATFRAA, from the coding sequence ATGTTCGAAAGTTTGTTCGAGATCAATCCTGGGGCTTCCGAGGAGGAGCTCCGGATTCTGGTCGAGCGCTGCGAACAGTTGAAGTCTCAGGCTGCGGCGGTGCAGGCCCGGGCGACCGCGTTGTGGGCCGAGAAGCGGGCCTGCGCTGAACGCGAGCGTGGAGTCTCTCGAGCGCGGCGGGGGAAGGGCTTGGTCACCGAGATCGCACTGGCCCGCCATGACGGTCCGGTCAAAGGCAACACCCATCTCGGGGTGGCCAACGCCTTGGTGCATGAGATGCCGCACACCCTGGCCGCATTGGAGTCCGGCGTGCTGTCCGAGTATCGGGCCACGCTGATCGTGCGGGAGTCGGCCTGCCTGAGCGTGAGAGACCGCCGCACGTTGGATGCAGAATTATGCGCCGAGTCGTCCCGTTTGGTCGGCTGGGGCAATAGCCGAATCGAAGCCGAAGCCAAGAAGATCACCGCCCGCCTGGACGCCGCTGCGGTGGTGGAGCGCAACAACAAAGCCGCCGCCAGTCGCTGTGTCACGACCCGTCCGGCACCCAACGGCATGGTCTATGTGACCTTCCTGATGCCACTAGCACAGGGCGTCGGCATGTACGCCGCACTCAAGCGGGAGGCCGACGTGACCGGCGACGGACGTTCCCGGGGCCAGGTGATGACCGACATCGCCTACGAACGCGTCACCGGCCGATCCGTTGCCGAACCCGTCTCCATGGCGCTGAACGTGGTGATGTCTGACATCACCCTCTTCGGAGGCGATGACTGTCCCGGCGCCATCGCCGGCTACGGGCCGGTCCCCGCGAACATCGTTCGGCACCTGCTCGACGCAGCGATCGCCGACGAGAACGCCAAGACCACCCTGCGCCGGTTATACCGGCATCCCACCAGCGGGCAGTTGGTGGCGATGGAGTCCCGGGCCCGAACTTTTCCGAAAGGCCTCGCAAACTTCATCGGGCTGCGGGACCAAACGTGTCGTACCCCGTACTGCAATGCCCCGATCCGCCATCGCGACCACGCCACACCGGACCGTGGCGGTGGAAAAACCAACGCCGACAACGGACTCGGGCTCTGCGAAGCCTGCAATTACGCCAAAGAAGCCGAAGGTTGGACGGTCACCACCAGCGACCACGACGGGGTTCACACCGCGCTGTTCGTCACACCCACCCACGCGCGGTACTACTCGATCGCCCCGCCGGCGCCGGGTTCACCCATCACCCGGCGCAGTATCACCGAAGACCAGATCAGCATCGACCTGGCCACCTTCAGGGCTGCCTAG
- a CDS encoding Abi-alpha family protein, translated as MDLEGLIGGGLTLLGGVAKRAPLAADVLPLLADAERAVVRVMRKHLTDLDPPAAVTADDDEQAASPNQLLRTLLDRSMYSSPDRSRDALYLDLLGSLVPDEARILAALSDGSAYPVIHVAEPGAGGASAYALKNASTVGRSAGVSLPRYTPLYLTRMLRLGLVRIGPEATSMYDEYEMLLTDSVVNIALATARRGVRAARVVRRTVRISDLGQELWEAAK; from the coding sequence GTGGATCTGGAGGGTTTGATCGGCGGGGGGTTGACCCTTCTCGGCGGCGTCGCCAAGCGGGCGCCGCTCGCCGCTGACGTGCTACCCCTGCTGGCCGACGCCGAGCGCGCCGTGGTGCGGGTGATGCGCAAGCACCTGACCGATCTGGACCCGCCCGCTGCGGTGACCGCAGACGATGATGAGCAGGCAGCGTCACCGAATCAGCTGCTGCGCACCCTGCTCGACCGGTCGATGTACTCGAGTCCCGACAGGAGCCGCGACGCGCTGTACCTGGATCTGCTGGGATCGCTGGTGCCCGACGAGGCGCGGATTCTGGCCGCGCTGTCCGACGGGTCTGCCTACCCCGTCATCCACGTCGCCGAACCGGGAGCCGGCGGGGCGTCCGCATACGCGCTGAAGAACGCCTCCACGGTGGGCCGGTCGGCGGGAGTGTCCCTGCCCCGCTACACCCCGCTGTATCTGACCAGGATGCTCCGGCTGGGCCTGGTCCGGATCGGGCCGGAGGCCACATCCATGTACGACGAGTACGAGATGTTGCTGACCGACTCGGTGGTGAACATCGCACTGGCCACCGCGCGCCGCGGCGTCCGGGCGGCACGGGTCGTCCGGCGCACCGTGCGCATCAGTGACCTCGGGCAAGAACTATGGGAGGCGGCCAAGTGA
- a CDS encoding DUF445 domain-containing protein — translation MNEFWENAFSYPLWVYITIPFGAAFVGWITKILALKMMFHPVEFKGIKPYLGWQGQIPKRAPKMAAVAVDSLTSGILKPEELFDKIDPDELVKELGGPLREASEELVDTIMMAFQPQVWRATPDPVKKLIIDNVEGRIPTAARGMFEEFRGQVDQIFDIKHMVVTNLVRDKHTLNAVFQDIGRPAFKFLIKSGLYFGFIIGLVQMLVFGVTGWHLALPLFGLITGGLTDWVALQMIFRPLERKNIFLGIKWQGVFQAHRKEVIRGYAALMAREIFTPKAIMESLLTGPMSDKFFDIIQAEIGRTIDDQMGFAGRVINVLGGRQYQEMKVQIANSIIEKLPETSSYIEEYAAGRLDLENVMVSKMDELDSASYENLLRPAFKDDEWIIVVLGSALGFLCGELQLQLILLLAH, via the coding sequence GTGAACGAGTTCTGGGAGAACGCCTTCTCCTACCCACTGTGGGTGTACATCACCATCCCGTTCGGGGCGGCCTTCGTCGGCTGGATCACCAAGATCCTCGCGCTGAAGATGATGTTCCATCCCGTCGAGTTCAAGGGCATCAAGCCCTACCTTGGCTGGCAGGGGCAGATCCCCAAGCGGGCACCGAAAATGGCTGCGGTGGCGGTCGATTCGTTGACCTCGGGCATTCTGAAGCCAGAGGAACTGTTCGACAAGATCGACCCGGACGAGCTGGTGAAGGAACTCGGCGGACCGCTGCGCGAGGCGTCCGAGGAACTCGTCGACACCATCATGATGGCGTTCCAGCCGCAGGTGTGGCGGGCCACCCCCGACCCGGTGAAGAAGCTGATCATCGACAACGTCGAGGGCCGCATCCCGACGGCGGCGCGCGGCATGTTCGAGGAGTTCCGCGGGCAGGTCGACCAGATCTTCGACATCAAGCACATGGTCGTGACCAACCTGGTCCGCGACAAGCACACTCTCAACGCGGTGTTCCAGGACATCGGCCGGCCGGCGTTCAAATTCCTGATCAAGTCCGGCCTGTACTTCGGGTTCATCATCGGCCTGGTCCAGATGCTGGTCTTCGGCGTCACCGGTTGGCATCTGGCGTTGCCGCTGTTCGGTCTGATCACCGGTGGCCTCACCGACTGGGTGGCCCTGCAGATGATCTTCCGGCCGCTGGAGCGCAAGAACATCTTCCTCGGCATCAAGTGGCAGGGGGTGTTCCAGGCGCACCGCAAGGAGGTCATCCGCGGGTACGCCGCGCTGATGGCACGGGAGATCTTCACCCCGAAGGCCATCATGGAGAGCCTGCTCACCGGCCCGATGTCGGACAAGTTCTTCGACATCATCCAGGCCGAGATCGGCCGCACCATCGACGACCAGATGGGCTTCGCGGGCCGGGTCATCAACGTCCTGGGCGGTCGCCAGTACCAGGAGATGAAGGTCCAGATCGCGAACTCGATCATCGAGAAGCTGCCGGAGACCTCCTCCTACATCGAGGAGTACGCGGCCGGCCGACTCGACCTGGAGAACGTGATGGTCTCCAAGATGGACGAACTGGATTCGGCGTCGTATGAGAATCTGCTGCGGCCGGCGTTCAAGGACGACGAATGGATCATCGTGGTGCTGGGCTCCGCCCTCGGCTTCCTGTGCGGCGAGCTGCAACTGCAACTCATCCTGTTGCTGGCACACTAA